The Streptococcus sp. oral taxon 431 nucleotide sequence GGACCTTGGCATTTTAACTTGAAAAAAACTGCAACTATTTATCCTTATACAGCCTGACTTTTTACAATGTTCGAGGAAAAATAAATGAACCAGAAATCTTATTTTATAGCTTGTTCTGTACTGATCATCCTATCCAATCTTCTCATGTTTTCTCTAGTCAATGAGGGAGAAGGTACAGGAGCTAATCTGCTTATAATTGTTGCAACCTGTGTCTTGCTACCAGCCTTTTTACATGCAGTTGAAAATCAGCAGACATCATTGGTTAGGGCAGAATCCTTGCTCCTCGTTCAGATGGCAGTGGTTTCCTTAGTCCGTCTCATCAGCCGAATAGAGAGGACACCTGAAATCTTACATACAGGCCTCACCCTCCTAGTTTTAGCAAGCTGGGCAGCCTTTATCGTCCTAGCTATCATGAGAATGTATCAGAAAAAAGAGAAGTAAGGATGAGAGCATTTTAATTGGTTATGGTTTATTAGGGCAAGCATGTTTTCCGTGCTTGCTTTTTATTTTTTCTACAATTTAGGAGGTTTTGATGACCATTCATGATTTGGGAAAATTAAGGTCAAAAGGAGTGCTATACTAGCAGTGTAAAGGATATAGCTCAACTAAAATAAAGCACACATTTAGGAGGAAATTTTATGAAGAAAAAAATACTTGTCATTTTCATCTTGTATCTAATCATGTCTCCTATTGGGGATAGTAATTGGTATCATTTATTTTATACCATTGCCTATCTGATTGCAGTTATAATCTATTTTGCTTTAATGAGAAAGAAAGGAGCAAAGAAATGAAAACTTTTCTTGCTAAAAAACGGAACATCTTCCTTGCGAGATTGTTCCTAGGTCAGTTACCTGTACTGATCTCTACTTATTTATTTCTATCTCGTCAGTTTTTACATTTTTCCTTAGTTTTTCAATTGCTTTTAGTGGTTGTTAACTTGGCTTCTATTTTGGTGATTGTTTACCTCACTAGAGAAATGAGAGTGAGAAAGTTTGAAGATGATGAGTTGGTCAATCCGAGAACCAATCAACTCATGTTCATCGGATTGACAGGTTTTATGTCTATTATCGGTTTGTATAGAGGTATGACGGCGGCAGAATCCTATCAGCAACTGATTGGTTATATTGCTTCTGTTCTCTGCTTAATCATCATGCTGCTGCTCATTTGGGGCTTGAAGTATTATAAAAAGTAAGCTCACAAAAAGGACTTACAGGCAGTGTTTTCAGACTACGGGATTTTTCAAGAGGGGTTCTTGCAATTTAAGAGTTTTTGATGACCATTTAAGATTTGGATGCAAAACCTAAAAAAGCAGTGCTATACTGAGTGTGTAAAAGTTACAAGGATACCAATGCTAAACTGAAATAAAGGAGTGATTCTTATGGCGAAAAAAATAATTACGATTGTCATCTTGTATGTAATCATGCAAACTTGTCTTTATCCGCTTAGGGGAAATGAGTGGTATTATGTAATGGATGCACTAGCATACTTTGCTTCGGTTTATATCTTCGTTCAGTTCAATAAAAAATGGAGAAAAAGCCACTTTGAATCTTGAACATAGAAGTTTTATAGGTCTGGAATAGATCATCAAAATAAGATGGATGATTTTAAAATAATATCTGCTAAGTATTATCTGTAAAATGCAAAATTCTTGAATCCTTATTTTGATGATTCTAAATAGGAGAGAGGTTGTGTTTATGGCCATTTTTAATAAATGTCATGCTGTGTTTGTTGGATTTTTAGCCTTTATAATAGTTACTTCAGTAGGTTATACCATCAATCAAGGAGATTTTTTTCAAAACGAGTACATATTTATTATAGCAAAGACTTTCTGGATTTCACTGAGTATTGCCTATGCGAAATGGTTTGATATGGTTTCGCTAAGAAGGTTAACGAAGAAAGAAATTCTACTTTTTATTGGAAGCTTTCTTATTTGTGTGCTGGTAAATATAGGTTATTATAGTTTTTTTACAGTCTCTTCTGGTGCTGGATATCAACACCTTGAGGCTACTAGTACAGGAATTTCCTTATCCTTTATTGCAAGCGTGACAGTTTTTGGGCCTATTCTGGAGGAATTTGTTTTCAGAGGTATCCTTCAAGGTGCGGTTTTTGAAAATTCTTGGTTGGGGCTTATACTGACTGCCTCTCTCTTCTCTTTCCTGCATGCTCCTTATAATGTTCCTTCATTTATCTATTATCTATTTGGAGGTTTGATGCTGGGCTTTGCTTATAAAAAGAGTCAAAATCTATCGGTGCCTATCTTAGTCCATATCTGTTACAATTGTTTATCATTCTTCTAGTAGTTGACAGTGGTTAAATTTACAAAGGAATGTAGAGGATGGTCAGTTAGCGTCATAGTGACTAGGGAACTGATCTGGTAGATGTGAAATCAATAGATGGAGGAATCAAATGAAAAAGTATGTCGAATTGTTAGATTTATTTGCTCGAGTTGTAATAATATTGCTATCTCTTGTTCTTTGTATAAGAGTACTCATGATTTCAACAGAACTCTGGAGACATGTTCTTGTACTGGTAAGTACCCCTGTTACGATCTATAGTCTGCTAAAACATAGACCAGGCAAGAAGAACATAAAAACCCTGTGAGAATCTTAAAAGAAAGATTAAAAAGATGCAAGCAAAATATAAAAATCAAATAGTAGAAGTTTGGGAAATTGGTAAAAATACTCCTAAATCAGGTTGGGTAGAAGACGCCTTGCAAAAGAATTACATAGTATGGCTAGACAATCATGTCCGAATTTTAATGGCAGGACTTCAGTCTTCTCTTGCAACCAATCTCAAAATTGGCCTAGTCGGAACGGCAGGAGGAGGTTTTGCTGGTTATAGTATGTATGTCCTTGGCTATCCAGGAGATTATCTTGACCTCACAAATCATAGAGTAGTATCTGCCAAGGCTTTTCATCGAGACTATCAAGTTTTATAAAATAATTAGGTAGAAAAAGGATGATGGTCTATCATTTTGAAAAGAATTGACTACCTAGATGATGAAAAATATAAAGTTTTTAACAGCAACAAAAGTACACAAGGGTAGATGTATTGGCTTATCAAAGTCATGGTGATAGCTACCGAGACTGAATACTGGAGGATTAAATGATAATTAGTGGCAGTTACGATAGCAAAGCTATGAGGGAGTTTCTATGAAAAAATATTCTATTCTTTTCAAAACGAGTGCAGTTCTTTCCTATTTATTTTTGTTTTTCGGGTTGTCTTGGACAACCCAATTTTGGAGAAATTATTGGGAGTTCTCGTCTTGGGTAGGAAATCTTATCTGGATTCGAAACATCATTAGTGTTCTCTTTATAGGTTTGATGGTTTGGATTTTGATCAGGTCGAGCCATGCTTATCTCTTTCGTATCCCTAGGAAAAAGTGGTTGAGTTATTCTGTTCTGACGATGTTAGCAGCTGTCGTTCTTATAAGCTTTAACTATCTGACAGCTAAACATGTTCAGGGGACAAACGAAGGTTGGAATTTATTTATTGCTTATAGTGAGACCAATTTTGCAGAGTTCGGAGTTTACCTAACCTTAATAGTACTAGGACCTCTGATGGAAGAATTGGTATGTAGGGGACTGCTTCAACATGCCTTCTTTAAGAATTCAAGATGGGGACTGGATATTCTATTTCCGTCGGTTTTGTTCGCCTTACCCCATTTTTCAAGTTTTCCTAGTCTACTAGACCTTCTGGTTTATACAGCAGTTGGATGTATATTTGGTGGTTTGACACGCTATACAAAGACTATCTATCCTTCTTACACGATTCATATTGTTAATAATATCATCGCAAACTTACCATTTTTGCTCACTTTTCTACATAGGGTATTGGGGTAAAAAAACCAAAGGCTTACTTTTCAGCCATAGAGGAGGTCATCATGTATAAACACTTATTTTTCCTAGATTCAAAAACCTTAGACTGGTTGACGCCCTATATTCTAGACTTGGCTTCTGACACCATTGCCTTTAATGTTTTTGTGCTAACCTTTGTATCTGTGGTGGTCTTTTATTTCCTGAATCCCATGTTAGCTTTAATAGCTATATTCTTAGGGGCTGGCTATGTGGTCGGATTTTGGTTGTTAAAATGGTTTGTTTTGGAAAGGCTAGAACTAAAGGATGACATGTAGGAAGTCTGTTTGTTGAGGAGGATAATTTGATGGAGTTTTTTGATAAATTTCATGCCTTATGTTTTGGATTTTTAGTACTAATAATCGTCATTACAGTTCCTTATACGATTAACCATGGAGATTTTTTTCAAAATGAATCTGCACTGATTATTGTAAGTCTTCTTGTAACCTCGATGACTGTTGCTTATGCTAGACAGTTTGAAATGATTTCTTTTGGGATGTTAAGCAAGAAACAACTTTTGCTTTTCATTGCAATCTTTCTTCTAAGTGTGCTTGAGACGCTAGTTTATATTCATTTCTTCGCTGTTTCTTCTGGCGCAGGAGTTCAACACTTGGAGGAAGTCAGCAGAGGAATTTCTCTGTCTTTGATTTTGACTACCTCAGTTTTTGGACCCATCCAGGAGGAACTCATTTTCAGGGGACTTCTTCAGGGGGCTATATTTGAAAATTCTTGGTTAGGGCTTGTGCTAACTTCCTCTCTCTTTTCTTTCATGCATGGACCTTCTAATGTCCCTTCGTTTATTTTTTATCTACTTGGAGGCTTGTTACTGGGCTTTGCTTATAAAAAGAGCCAAAATCTATGGGTTTCTACTCTAGTCCATATGTTTTACAACAGTTGGCCACTCTTATTTTATTTATAAAAATCATGAAAGGTAAGTAGGAGATTGTGCTTACCTTTTTCTTTCTATAATGATAACCCAAACCACCCCAGAGGCTTTTATTTGAGAATCAGGTCTGGACTGGTTGACGAATAGGCTAAAAACTAGTAGAATAGTAAGGAAACTTTATACGGAGGAAAGAAATGGACTTGGGTGATATTGAGCTAACGCTGACCCCTATACCTGGGAAAAGCGGAAAAGCTTATATGGGAAGCTACCCTGATGGGAAGCGCGTCTTTATTAAAATGAACACCTCTCCAATCCTACCTGGTTTAGCCAAGGAACAAATCGCTCCTCAATTATTATGGACTCGCCGTTTATCGGATGGGCGTGATATGTGTGCCCAAGAATGGTTGAATGGTAAAATTTTGACCCCTTATGATATGAATCGCAAGCAGATTATCAATATTTTGAGCCGCTTGCATCGTTCGCGTCCTTTGATGACGCAATTGACTCGTTTGGGCTATTCTTTAGAAACACCTTTTGACTTGCTTCAGGCTTGGTTAAAAGATGCTCCAGAATCCTTGAAGAACAATCAATATCTAAGAATGGTAGTAGAGGATTTGCGAGGAAGCTTGCCAAACTTTAGGGAAGATTATGCAACGATCGTTCATGGAGATGTACGACATAGTAATTGGATTGAGACAGAGAGCGGTCTTATTTATTTAGTGGATTGGGATTCCGTTCGTTTAACGGATCGCATGTTTGATGTAGCGCATATGCTATGTCACTATATTCCAGACTATCAGTGGAAAGAGTGGTTGACTTATTACGGTTACAAATACAACCAAACAGTCATCAACAAACTATTTTGGTATGCTCAGTTATCCTTCTTGAGCCAGATTGCCAAATATTATACAAATGAAGATCTAGAAAATGTCAATCGGGAGATCTATGCCTTGCGCATCTTCCGTGACAAGTATGGAAAGAAGAGATGAGAGTTAGAAATCGTAAAGGGGCAACAGAATTACTAGAGGCTAATCCTCAGTATGTTGTCTTAAATCCTTTAGAAGCCAAAGGGAAATGGCGAGATTTATTTGGAAATGACAATCCTATCCATGTTGAGGTTGGTAGTGGTAAGGGTGCTTTTGTGACAGGTATGGCCAAACAAAACCCTGACCTCAACTATATCGGGATTGATATTCAAAAGTCTGTTTTGAGTTATGCCTTGGACAAGGTCTTGGAAGTTGCTGTACCCAATATTAAGTTGTTGTGGGTTGATGGTTCTGATTTGACCGACTACTTTGAAGATGGTGAGATTGATCGCTTGTACCTAAACTTTTCAGATCCGTGGCCTAAAAAACGCCATGAAAAGCGTCGTCTAACCTATAAGAGTTTCTTGGATACCTTCAAGCGTATCTTGCCTGAACACGGTGAGATTCATTTCAAGACAGATAATCGTGGCTTGTTTGAATACAGCCTAGTGAGTTTTTCTCAATATGGCATGAAGCTCAATGGAGTTTGGTTGGACTTGCATGCCAGCGACTTTGAAGGCAATGTCATGACAGAATATGAAGAAAAATTCTCAAGTAAGGGTCAAGTTATCTACCGAGTTGAGGCAGAATTTTAAGAAAAAGCTTAAAATCAAGCCTTCTGAGTGCTTATACTTTACATAAGTAGTCAAAAGTGCTATACTGTAAGTAAGAATATGAGAAAGTGAGGCGGGGAAATATCTTCGCCTCTTGCTTATGAGGAGGTGGACGCAATCGCAACTATCGTAGAATTAGTCAGAGAAGTCGTAGAACCTGTCATTGAAGCTCCCTTTGAACTCGTGGATATCGAGTACGGAAAGATTGGCAGTGACATGATTCTTAGTATTTTTGTAGATAAACCAGAGGGAATTACCTTGAACGACACAGCGGACTTGACAGAAATCATCAGTCCTGTCCTAGATACTATCAAGCCAGATCCCTTCCCAGAACAATATTTCCTAGAAATCACCAGTCCAGGCTTGGAGCGTCCTTTGAAAACCAAGGAAGCAGTCGCTGGAGCAGTTGGGAAATACATCCATGTTGGACTTTACCAAGCCATCGATAAGCAAAAGGTCTTTG carries:
- the ccrZ gene encoding cell cycle regulator CcrZ; translated protein: MDLGDIELTLTPIPGKSGKAYMGSYPDGKRVFIKMNTSPILPGLAKEQIAPQLLWTRRLSDGRDMCAQEWLNGKILTPYDMNRKQIINILSRLHRSRPLMTQLTRLGYSLETPFDLLQAWLKDAPESLKNNQYLRMVVEDLRGSLPNFREDYATIVHGDVRHSNWIETESGLIYLVDWDSVRLTDRMFDVAHMLCHYIPDYQWKEWLTYYGYKYNQTVINKLFWYAQLSFLSQIAKYYTNEDLENVNREIYALRIFRDKYGKKR
- a CDS encoding CPBP family intramembrane glutamic endopeptidase, with the translated sequence MEFFDKFHALCFGFLVLIIVITVPYTINHGDFFQNESALIIVSLLVTSMTVAYARQFEMISFGMLSKKQLLLFIAIFLLSVLETLVYIHFFAVSSGAGVQHLEEVSRGISLSLILTTSVFGPIQEELIFRGLLQGAIFENSWLGLVLTSSLFSFMHGPSNVPSFIFYLLGGLLLGFAYKKSQNLWVSTLVHMFYNSWPLLFYL
- the blpZ gene encoding immunity protein BlpZ — its product is MYKHLFFLDSKTLDWLTPYILDLASDTIAFNVFVLTFVSVVVFYFLNPMLALIAIFLGAGYVVGFWLLKWFVLERLELKDDM
- a CDS encoding CPBP family intramembrane glutamic endopeptidase, coding for MKKYSILFKTSAVLSYLFLFFGLSWTTQFWRNYWEFSSWVGNLIWIRNIISVLFIGLMVWILIRSSHAYLFRIPRKKWLSYSVLTMLAAVVLISFNYLTAKHVQGTNEGWNLFIAYSETNFAEFGVYLTLIVLGPLMEELVCRGLLQHAFFKNSRWGLDILFPSVLFALPHFSSFPSLLDLLVYTAVGCIFGGLTRYTKTIYPSYTIHIVNNIIANLPFLLTFLHRVLG
- the trmB gene encoding tRNA (guanosine(46)-N7)-methyltransferase TrmB, whose translation is MRVRNRKGATELLEANPQYVVLNPLEAKGKWRDLFGNDNPIHVEVGSGKGAFVTGMAKQNPDLNYIGIDIQKSVLSYALDKVLEVAVPNIKLLWVDGSDLTDYFEDGEIDRLYLNFSDPWPKKRHEKRRLTYKSFLDTFKRILPEHGEIHFKTDNRGLFEYSLVSFSQYGMKLNGVWLDLHASDFEGNVMTEYEEKFSSKGQVIYRVEAEF
- the rimP gene encoding ribosome maturation factor RimP, encoding MDAIATIVELVREVVEPVIEAPFELVDIEYGKIGSDMILSIFVDKPEGITLNDTADLTEIISPVLDTIKPDPFPEQYFLEITSPGLERPLKTKEAVAGAVGKYIHVGLYQAIDKQKVFEGTLLAFEEDELTMEYMDKTRKKTVQIPYSLVSKARLAVKL
- a CDS encoding CPBP family intramembrane glutamic endopeptidase — protein: MAIFNKCHAVFVGFLAFIIVTSVGYTINQGDFFQNEYIFIIAKTFWISLSIAYAKWFDMVSLRRLTKKEILLFIGSFLICVLVNIGYYSFFTVSSGAGYQHLEATSTGISLSFIASVTVFGPILEEFVFRGILQGAVFENSWLGLILTASLFSFLHAPYNVPSFIYYLFGGLMLGFAYKKSQNLSVPILVHICYNCLSFF